A window from Primulina huaijiensis isolate GDHJ02 chromosome 13, ASM1229523v2, whole genome shotgun sequence encodes these proteins:
- the LOC140990995 gene encoding ASI1-immunoprecipitated protein 1-like, with product MDAEESYASFLEKVKRTIYIDNMSPAATDSVVKAAFNQFGNVLSVHFIPNYLDPKNVPQAALVEMENPKQAEEIIAEMEVYPFMILGMPRPVRARPAKLEMFGDRPRKPGRRILCQWIDSKNPNFEVAQKIKNLVKTHAAEASFLLMEQLKEEEKLAAQQNETLKANYRKFELIDSVHEDGTAIQLAHYYNMPTSDS from the exons ATGGATGCCGAAGAAAGTTATGCTTCCTTCTTGGAAAAGGTGAAAAGGACTATATACATTGATAACATGTCACCAGCAGCAACCGACTCCGTCGTCAAAGCTGCTTTTAATCAGTTTGGTAATGTTTTAAGTGTTCATTTCATTCCAAACTACCTCGACCCCAAGAATGTTCCACAAGCTGCATTAGTGGAAATGGAAAATCCAAAACAGGCTGAAGAAATCATAGCGGAGATGGAAGTTTACCCTTTCATGATATTGGGAATGCCAAGGCCGGTTAGAGCGCGGCCTGCTAAATTGGAGATGTTTGGTGATCGTCCCAGAAAACCAGGAAGGAGAATACTATGTCAGTGGATAGATTCTAAAAATCCTAATTTTGAGGTTGCTCAGAAAATCAAGAATCTTGTTAAGACTCATGCTGCAGAAGCATCATTCTTGCTGATG GAACAACTGAAAGAGGAAGAGAAGCTCGCAGCCCAACAGAATGAAACCTTGAAAGCAAATTATAGGAAGTTTGAATTGATAGATAGCGTCCATGAAGATGGAACAGCTATACAATTGGCTCATTATTATAACATGCCTACTTCAGATTCTTGA